In Ochrobactrum vermis, the following proteins share a genomic window:
- the addB gene encoding double-strand break repair protein AddB, which produces MSARRPRDGKQRLFSIPPGTPFLPAFAKALLEGRLVEGFPGNPSDPLALANATIYVPTRRAARALRSILVDRNPAKSAILPTIKPLGDVDEDAAFFNAGSSGVFDINPPIGTAERLLLLARLIRPWRESLPSHVRALFGVDDVSVPATTADAIWLARDLAGLMDQVETDGAKWSELAGIAPEDLADWWQVTLGFLNIVTNLWPDILAERRLSNPAAHRNDLIWSEVRRLRAHPPAGPVIVAGSTGSIPATAELISAIADLPNGAVVLPGLDRDLDDAAWEMLASATDNPSTFGHPQFGLRKLLDAMQTLRSDVEHLDDMPASKRLRERAVSEALRPAETTDAWGQLGNDPNTQPEALRQAAQTIDLIETANEREEALAVALVLRDAINDENKMAALVTADRNLARRVVGELARFGIDADDSGGRHLRDVETTTLLRLLVETVFSPGDPVALLALVKHPLLRLEAPRIERRLAAETLELIAFRGGTGRASVLDLPAFFDRRLEESASQPWQPAWHGTVTPEMIAAARNLCESLSKAVVPLAPFVIAARRTEIGEIARATVEALENLARNEKASVAPFYSGERGEQLAAFLRGLVSSEAGLDFEASEWPAVLDALMAGETVKPHPGGHPRLFIWGALEARLQTMDTVVIGGLNEGSWPARTRNDPFMSRPMKSMIALDPPERRTGLAAHDFQMALGMDHVVLTRSQRSDNAPTVPSRWLQRLETVLGADVTAEMRRRGARFIQWSREIDWAEDVPFVKRPQPAPPVLARPKHFSVTEIETLRRDPYAIFAKKILKLRPLEPLIRDPAAAERGTLFHDILGHFTEEAIDPLAPDAAERLMELGRILFADMDLPTEIEAVWWPRFTALIPQFLAWESERAYNVQTRFAEISSDKREVEGLGITLSGRADRIDLMRDGTAEIIDYKTGSTPSPKQAHVLLSPQLALEAALLVRGAFRELGSVRASDLTYVRLKAGGEVKPESILKIGRPPSEKTAPALGEESWQRLTQLLAEYQKPDKGYLSRALPFRETDLTGDYDHLARVLEWSAGGDAGGEGET; this is translated from the coding sequence ATGAGCGCACGACGACCCAGAGATGGGAAACAGCGCCTGTTTTCAATTCCTCCCGGCACGCCATTTCTTCCCGCTTTTGCCAAGGCGCTTCTGGAAGGACGACTGGTCGAAGGTTTTCCCGGCAACCCTTCCGATCCGCTGGCATTGGCCAATGCAACTATCTATGTGCCAACGCGCCGTGCGGCACGCGCTTTGCGGTCCATTCTGGTTGATAGGAATCCGGCTAAGAGTGCTATTTTGCCGACGATAAAACCGCTCGGCGACGTGGATGAAGATGCCGCTTTCTTCAATGCAGGCTCATCGGGCGTCTTCGATATCAATCCGCCTATCGGTACGGCGGAGCGGCTTCTGCTTCTGGCGCGATTGATCCGCCCATGGCGGGAATCGCTGCCTTCCCATGTGCGCGCACTATTCGGTGTTGACGATGTTTCGGTTCCGGCAACGACTGCCGATGCGATCTGGCTTGCCCGCGATCTGGCGGGGCTGATGGATCAGGTCGAAACCGATGGGGCCAAGTGGAGCGAGCTTGCTGGAATTGCCCCGGAAGACCTCGCCGACTGGTGGCAGGTCACGCTCGGCTTTCTCAACATCGTCACCAATCTGTGGCCGGATATTCTGGCGGAACGCAGGCTTTCAAATCCCGCTGCGCATCGCAACGATCTCATCTGGAGCGAAGTAAGGCGCCTGCGCGCTCATCCGCCTGCCGGGCCGGTCATCGTCGCGGGTTCCACCGGCTCGATACCGGCGACTGCAGAACTCATTTCCGCCATTGCGGACTTGCCGAATGGCGCGGTGGTGCTGCCGGGACTGGACCGCGATCTGGATGATGCAGCCTGGGAGATGCTGGCATCGGCAACCGACAATCCCTCGACCTTCGGTCACCCGCAATTCGGGTTGCGCAAGCTTCTCGATGCAATGCAGACATTGCGTAGTGATGTGGAACATCTGGATGATATGCCCGCCTCCAAACGCCTGCGTGAGCGGGCGGTAAGCGAAGCGCTTCGCCCGGCGGAAACGACCGATGCATGGGGGCAGCTTGGAAATGACCCTAACACACAGCCGGAAGCCTTGCGGCAGGCAGCGCAGACGATCGATCTGATTGAAACTGCCAATGAGCGGGAAGAGGCGCTTGCCGTCGCTCTCGTCCTGCGCGATGCGATCAATGATGAAAACAAGATGGCTGCGCTGGTTACGGCAGACCGCAATCTGGCGCGACGCGTGGTGGGTGAACTTGCCCGTTTCGGGATCGACGCCGACGATTCCGGCGGGCGGCATCTGCGCGATGTCGAGACCACGACACTGCTGCGGCTTCTGGTCGAGACGGTCTTTAGCCCGGGCGATCCGGTCGCCTTGCTGGCGCTGGTCAAGCATCCGCTGCTGCGGTTGGAAGCTCCCCGTATAGAACGACGCCTTGCTGCCGAAACCCTGGAACTCATCGCCTTTCGCGGTGGCACGGGCCGCGCCTCCGTGCTCGATCTTCCCGCATTCTTCGATCGGCGGCTGGAAGAAAGCGCCAGCCAACCATGGCAACCGGCATGGCACGGCACGGTCACGCCGGAAATGATCGCCGCTGCCCGAAATCTCTGCGAAAGCCTGTCGAAGGCCGTGGTCCCGCTGGCACCTTTCGTTATCGCCGCACGCAGGACTGAGATCGGCGAAATCGCGCGTGCCACGGTGGAGGCGCTGGAAAATCTTGCGCGGAATGAAAAGGCCAGCGTGGCGCCTTTTTATTCCGGAGAACGCGGCGAACAGCTCGCCGCCTTTTTGCGTGGTCTGGTTTCGAGCGAAGCCGGGCTCGATTTTGAGGCCTCGGAATGGCCAGCCGTCCTGGATGCGCTGATGGCGGGCGAGACGGTCAAGCCGCATCCGGGCGGTCATCCGCGCCTCTTCATCTGGGGTGCGCTGGAAGCGCGCCTGCAAACCATGGATACGGTGGTAATCGGTGGCCTCAACGAGGGGAGCTGGCCCGCCCGCACCCGCAATGATCCGTTCATGTCGCGCCCGATGAAGTCGATGATCGCGCTCGATCCGCCCGAACGCCGTACGGGCCTTGCCGCCCACGACTTCCAGATGGCGCTCGGCATGGATCATGTGGTGCTGACGCGCTCGCAGCGTTCCGACAATGCCCCGACCGTGCCCTCGCGCTGGCTGCAGCGGCTTGAAACGGTGCTGGGCGCGGATGTGACGGCCGAAATGCGCCGGCGTGGGGCGCGTTTTATCCAGTGGTCGCGTGAAATCGACTGGGCCGAAGATGTTCCTTTCGTGAAAAGGCCGCAGCCCGCGCCGCCGGTCCTAGCGCGTCCGAAGCATTTTTCGGTGACGGAAATCGAAACGCTGCGCCGCGATCCCTATGCGATCTTCGCCAAGAAGATACTGAAACTGCGGCCGCTGGAGCCGCTGATCCGCGATCCGGCTGCTGCCGAGCGCGGCACCTTGTTCCACGATATTCTGGGACATTTTACCGAAGAAGCCATCGATCCGCTGGCACCGGATGCCGCAGAACGGTTGATGGAACTGGGGCGCATCCTCTTTGCCGATATGGACTTGCCGACGGAAATCGAAGCCGTGTGGTGGCCCCGTTTCACGGCGCTTATTCCGCAGTTTCTGGCCTGGGAAAGCGAGCGCGCCTACAATGTCCAGACCCGCTTTGCCGAGATTTCGTCAGACAAGCGCGAGGTTGAAGGACTTGGCATCACGCTTTCCGGCCGTGCTGATCGCATCGACCTGATGCGAGACGGGACGGCGGAAATCATCGACTACAAGACGGGATCGACACCATCGCCCAAACAGGCACATGTGCTGCTGTCGCCGCAGCTTGCACTGGAAGCTGCGCTTCTGGTGCGCGGTGCTTTCCGGGAGCTGGGCTCGGTCCGCGCATCCGATCTGACCTATGTGCGCCTCAAGGCGGGCGGTGAGGTAAAGCCGGAATCCATCCTCAAGATCGGACGACCGCCATCCGAAAAAACCGCACCGGCGCTTGGCGAGGAATCCTGGCAGCGGCTGACGCAACTGCTGGCCGAATACCAGAAGCCGGACAAAGGTTATCTGTCGCGTGCATTGCCGTTTCGCGAGACGGACCTGACAGGCGATTACGACCATCTGGCGCGGGTGTTGGAATGGTCTGCCGGAGGTGATGCGGGCGGAGAGGGGGAGACATGA
- the accD gene encoding acetyl-CoA carboxylase, carboxyltransferase subunit beta — protein MNWITNYVRPKINSMLGRREMPENLWIKDPSTGEMVFHKDLESNQFVIPSSGHHMRIKAKDRLRFFFDNGEYTTLEAPKVPVDPLKFRDEKKYIDRLKDYRTRTGMEDAIVNGLGTIEGLPIVATVQDFGFMGGSLGMGAGEAIIQGFEKAIELKRPLVLFAASGGARMQEGILSLMQLPRTTVAVEMLKEAGLPYIVVLTNPTTGGVTASYAMLGDIHIAEPGALIGFAGPRVIEQTIREKLPEGFQSADYLMEHGMVDMVVSRLELKGTVARLLKIMTRQPGTSDAPEHEKTEATDKAA, from the coding sequence ATGAACTGGATCACCAACTACGTCCGTCCGAAGATCAATTCGATGCTCGGCCGTCGTGAAATGCCGGAAAACCTCTGGATCAAGGATCCGTCGACCGGTGAAATGGTGTTTCACAAGGACCTTGAGAGCAACCAGTTTGTGATCCCTTCCTCGGGCCACCACATGCGCATCAAGGCAAAGGACCGTCTGCGTTTCTTCTTCGACAATGGCGAGTACACCACGCTTGAAGCGCCGAAAGTGCCCGTTGATCCGCTGAAATTCCGCGACGAGAAGAAGTATATCGACCGTCTCAAGGATTATCGCACGCGCACGGGCATGGAAGACGCTATCGTCAACGGCCTCGGCACGATCGAAGGCCTGCCGATTGTCGCCACCGTTCAGGATTTCGGTTTCATGGGCGGTTCGCTCGGCATGGGTGCCGGCGAAGCGATCATCCAGGGCTTCGAAAAAGCCATTGAGCTGAAGCGTCCGCTGGTTCTGTTCGCCGCATCGGGCGGCGCACGCATGCAGGAAGGTATCCTGTCACTGATGCAGCTCCCGCGCACCACGGTTGCGGTGGAGATGCTCAAGGAAGCAGGCCTGCCCTATATCGTTGTCCTGACCAATCCGACCACCGGCGGCGTGACGGCTTCCTACGCCATGTTGGGCGATATCCACATTGCCGAACCCGGCGCACTGATCGGCTTTGCCGGACCGCGCGTCATCGAGCAGACGATCCGTGAAAAGCTGCCGGAAGGCTTCCAGAGCGCGGATTATCTCATGGAACACGGCATGGTCGACATGGTCGTCTCGCGTCTGGAACTGAAGGGCACGGTTGCGCGCCTTCTCAAGATCATGACCCGGCAGCCCGGCACAAGCGACGCGCCGGAACACGAAAAGACGGAAGCAACCGACAAGGCAGCCTGA
- the addA gene encoding double-strand break repair helicase AddA: MRKAPIIPDETLRAQSNAANPAASVWVSANAGSGKTHVLTERVIRLLLEGTDPSKILCLTYTKAAAAVMQNRVFMRLSEWAVLPDIELAERLKSLEGRRPGDARLAAARRLFARALETPGGLKIQTIHAFCEAILHQFPLEANIAGHFEMMDDLMQAALVGEARRQLLETAHGGGDIELAEAFADVLQASGEMGLQSLLDEAVSRRNGLQTYIAELGVAGHRSEALHRAFRFDPQTSEDDLVAELWPILEFSDDTLDLIMSIQKGASRAQDFALQLRRFEKVTSQRDREAVLRAAFLKSTGEPKSGSYVGSAAVKKLLPDFEEDFDAAAARVEQGLDRLKELRLVRLNLAALTLIDNLLQRYHDLKRRRGLLDFEDLITRTVALLARNGAGQWVQYKLDRGIDHILVDEAQDTSPDQWQVIRMLSEEFFSGLGQRNISRTLFAVGDEKQSIYSFQGAVPEDFAAQGRAIDVKTRNADLTFSEVRLNFSFRSTPDVLQAVDEVFGRPEAYRGLGDATIHTAIRSGEPGEVEIWDMLTPEVVEEPDDWREPVDHLAAPAVRLADQIAATIRHWLDRGEPIPGQNRRIMPRDIMVLVRKRDQFMPALSRALKNLSVPVAGADRLRLTSHIAIQDLMALGRFVLQPSDDLSLASLLKSPLFGWDDDQLFELAHSRASSLTLFERLYQASRGDAALADVHKTLSRWRNMADTMPVFEFYAQILSADGARRKLLARLGPEAGDIIDEFQNYALSAERAGLPGLQAFLETLEAASPEIKRELDQGRNEVRLMTVHAAKGLEGAVVFLVDPGSAVWTGSRAPKLIPFDFSNDNPSVKGYLWQPNAGYQTGFTTAQIEKLKTRAEEEYRRLLYVGMTRAEDRLIICGYRGTRESGETWHCLVEDALATKAETFVHPVLGVAARRYRNTPRGMVEITDQDRTENHALPSLPRDYLRPIKPETGLPRPLAPSGASALIEADEEPPLDMFSPVLGAGDGTPAFALRRGTAIHMLLQYLPDVPQDGRETLARNYLDRIAADWPETERQIAWKSVRTILDDPTYAPVFAEGSRGEVAIMGTIELGGRDHAVSGQIDRISVGEDRVLIVDYKTNRPPPKTIEAVPFAYRAQLALYRELLVPLYPGRIVETALLFTEGPYLMPLPDVVLDEALQSLKDSQGKVTNQNLTDGSRHAT, translated from the coding sequence ATGAGAAAAGCGCCTATTATCCCGGATGAAACACTGCGGGCGCAAAGCAACGCAGCAAATCCGGCAGCTTCCGTCTGGGTGTCCGCCAATGCGGGTTCGGGCAAGACTCATGTTTTGACCGAACGGGTTATCCGTCTGCTGCTCGAAGGCACCGATCCGTCCAAGATTCTCTGTCTCACCTATACCAAGGCGGCGGCAGCGGTGATGCAGAACCGCGTGTTCATGCGGCTTTCAGAATGGGCTGTCCTGCCCGATATCGAACTTGCCGAGCGTCTTAAGTCGCTTGAAGGCCGCAGACCGGGCGATGCCCGTCTTGCTGCGGCACGACGGCTGTTCGCCCGTGCGCTTGAGACGCCGGGCGGGCTTAAAATCCAGACCATCCATGCTTTCTGCGAAGCGATCCTGCATCAGTTCCCGCTTGAGGCGAACATTGCCGGTCATTTCGAGATGATGGACGATCTGATGCAGGCAGCCCTTGTTGGCGAAGCACGGCGGCAGTTGCTCGAAACCGCGCATGGCGGCGGCGATATTGAACTGGCAGAGGCCTTTGCCGATGTTTTGCAGGCATCGGGCGAGATGGGGCTGCAATCGCTTCTGGATGAGGCTGTGAGCAGGCGCAACGGCTTGCAGACCTATATCGCCGAACTGGGGGTTGCCGGGCATCGCAGCGAAGCTCTGCACCGGGCTTTCCGCTTCGATCCGCAAACCAGCGAAGACGATCTTGTCGCTGAACTCTGGCCGATACTGGAATTTTCCGACGATACGCTCGACCTCATCATGTCGATCCAGAAAGGTGCGTCGCGCGCGCAGGATTTTGCGCTGCAGCTTCGCCGTTTCGAAAAGGTGACGAGCCAGCGTGACCGCGAAGCGGTGTTGCGCGCTGCTTTTTTGAAAAGCACCGGTGAGCCAAAATCCGGTTCCTATGTCGGCTCGGCAGCGGTCAAAAAGCTTCTGCCTGATTTCGAAGAGGATTTCGACGCAGCAGCGGCACGTGTCGAACAGGGTCTCGATCGGCTGAAGGAATTGCGCCTTGTGCGGCTCAATCTGGCCGCGCTCACGCTGATCGATAATCTGCTGCAACGCTATCACGACCTGAAACGTCGGCGCGGCCTGCTCGATTTCGAGGATCTCATCACCCGGACCGTGGCGCTGCTCGCCCGCAACGGGGCAGGGCAGTGGGTGCAGTACAAGCTTGATCGCGGCATCGACCATATTCTGGTCGACGAGGCGCAGGACACCAGCCCCGACCAGTGGCAGGTCATCCGCATGCTGTCGGAAGAGTTTTTCTCCGGCCTCGGCCAGCGCAATATCAGCCGCACACTCTTTGCCGTGGGGGACGAAAAACAGTCGATCTATTCGTTCCAGGGCGCAGTGCCGGAGGATTTTGCGGCGCAGGGTAGAGCAATCGACGTTAAAACTCGCAACGCTGATCTGACTTTCAGCGAAGTACGTTTGAATTTTTCTTTCCGCTCCACTCCCGATGTACTCCAGGCCGTAGATGAAGTTTTTGGACGTCCGGAAGCCTATCGAGGCCTCGGAGATGCGACCATTCATACTGCCATTCGTTCCGGCGAACCGGGCGAGGTAGAAATCTGGGATATGCTGACGCCGGAAGTGGTGGAAGAGCCGGACGACTGGCGAGAGCCGGTTGATCATCTGGCAGCACCCGCCGTCCGGCTGGCGGATCAGATCGCGGCCACCATTCGCCACTGGCTGGATCGCGGGGAGCCTATTCCGGGCCAGAACCGGCGGATCATGCCGCGTGACATCATGGTTCTGGTACGAAAGCGCGACCAGTTCATGCCTGCCCTGTCGCGGGCGCTGAAAAACCTGTCCGTTCCGGTGGCAGGTGCAGACCGCTTGCGGCTCACCAGCCATATTGCCATTCAGGACCTGATGGCGCTCGGTCGGTTCGTGCTTCAGCCATCGGACGATCTTTCGCTGGCATCGCTATTGAAAAGCCCGCTATTCGGCTGGGATGACGACCAGTTGTTCGAGCTTGCCCATTCGCGAGCTTCAAGCCTCACTCTGTTCGAGCGGCTTTATCAGGCATCGCGCGGCGATGCTGCGCTGGCCGATGTGCACAAGACCTTGAGCCGCTGGCGCAATATGGCCGACACGATGCCGGTGTTCGAATTCTATGCACAAATATTGAGCGCGGATGGTGCGCGGCGAAAACTCCTGGCGAGGTTGGGGCCGGAGGCGGGCGACATCATCGACGAATTCCAGAATTATGCGCTTTCGGCCGAGCGTGCCGGTCTGCCCGGCCTGCAGGCTTTCCTTGAAACGCTGGAAGCGGCATCGCCGGAAATCAAGCGAGAACTCGATCAGGGGCGCAATGAAGTGCGCCTCATGACCGTCCATGCCGCCAAGGGGCTGGAAGGGGCGGTGGTGTTTCTCGTGGATCCGGGAAGCGCGGTCTGGACAGGCAGCCGCGCGCCAAAGCTCATTCCTTTTGACTTTTCGAACGATAATCCGTCGGTGAAAGGCTATCTCTGGCAACCGAATGCTGGATACCAGACCGGGTTCACGACAGCACAGATCGAGAAGCTCAAAACGCGGGCCGAAGAAGAATATCGTCGCCTGCTCTATGTCGGTATGACCCGAGCAGAAGATAGGCTCATCATTTGCGGTTATCGCGGCACGCGCGAAAGCGGCGAGACATGGCATTGCCTTGTCGAGGATGCGCTGGCTACCAAGGCCGAGACATTCGTGCACCCCGTTCTGGGTGTTGCCGCGAGGCGTTATCGCAATACTCCGCGAGGAATGGTCGAGATTACCGATCAGGATAGGACCGAAAACCACGCGCTGCCGTCGCTGCCGCGCGACTATCTGCGACCGATAAAGCCGGAAACCGGATTGCCGCGACCGCTGGCGCCGTCCGGCGCATCCGCGCTGATCGAAGCAGATGAGGAACCGCCACTCGATATGTTTTCGCCGGTACTCGGGGCAGGCGACGGCACGCCGGCCTTTGCACTGCGACGCGGCACGGCGATCCATATGCTGCTGCAATATCTGCCGGATGTACCGCAGGATGGGCGTGAAACGCTGGCACGCAACTATCTTGACCGGATCGCTGCCGACTGGCCGGAAACGGAGCGCCAGATAGCATGGAAGAGCGTCAGGACCATTCTGGACGATCCGACCTATGCGCCCGTCTTTGCAGAAGGCTCACGCGGGGAGGTCGCCATCATGGGCACGATCGAGCTTGGCGGGCGTGATCATGCGGTTTCCGGTCAGATCGACCGCATCAGCGTCGGTGAGGACCGGGTTCTGATTGTCGACTACAAGACCAATCGCCCGCCACCGAAAACCATAGAGGCCGTTCCTTTCGCCTATCGGGCGCAGCTTGCGCTCTATCGGGAATTGCTGGTGCCGCTTTATCCGGGACGGATTGTCGAAACAGCGCTTCTGTTCACCGAAGGCCCATATTTGATGCCGCTGCCGGATGTTGTTCTCGATGAAGCGCTGCAGTCTCTGAAAGACTCTCAAGGAAAGGTGACGAACCAGAACTTGACGGATGGCAGCAGACACGCCACATGA
- the trxA gene encoding thioredoxin, which yields MATVKVDNSNFQSDVLQSSEPVVVDFWAEWCGPCKMIAPALDEIATEMAGQVKIAKVNIDENPELAAQFGVRSIPTLLMFKDGELAANMVGAAPKSRLADWIKASAA from the coding sequence ATGGCAACCGTTAAGGTCGATAACAGCAATTTTCAGTCGGACGTTCTTCAGTCGAGCGAGCCTGTCGTGGTGGATTTCTGGGCGGAGTGGTGCGGTCCCTGCAAGATGATCGCTCCGGCTCTGGACGAAATCGCGACCGAAATGGCCGGTCAGGTCAAGATCGCCAAGGTCAATATCGACGAAAACCCGGAACTGGCTGCCCAGTTCGGCGTGCGTTCGATCCCGACGCTTCTGATGTTCAAGGACGGCGAACTCGCCGCCAATATGGTTGGCGCCGCTCCGAAGAGCCGCCTTGCCGACTGGATCAAGGCTTCGGCTGCCTGA
- the trpA gene encoding tryptophan synthase subunit alpha, with translation MTTRIDTKFAELKAEGRPALVTYFMGGDPDLETSLKVMKALPKAGADVIELGMPFSDPMADGPAIQAAGLRALNAGQTLAKTLHMAAEFRKEDDTTPIVMMGYYNPIYIYGVDRFLADAKASGVDGLIVVDLPSEMDAELCIPAMKVGINFIRLTTPTTDDKRLPKVLHNSSGFVYYVSMNGITGSAIADTTKVGEAVRHIKKSTDLPICVGFGVKTPEQAAAIATHADGVVVGTAIVNAIAGELDENGKPKGDPVAAATGLVHALAESVRATRLEAAQ, from the coding sequence ATGACTACTCGCATCGACACCAAATTCGCTGAACTGAAGGCAGAGGGCCGCCCGGCGCTCGTTACCTATTTCATGGGTGGCGATCCCGATCTGGAAACCTCGCTCAAGGTAATGAAGGCGCTGCCCAAGGCCGGTGCCGACGTGATCGAGCTCGGCATGCCTTTTTCCGATCCGATGGCGGACGGTCCGGCCATTCAGGCCGCAGGCCTGCGCGCCCTCAATGCCGGTCAGACGCTCGCCAAGACGCTGCACATGGCAGCAGAATTCCGCAAGGAAGACGACACGACCCCAATCGTCATGATGGGTTATTACAATCCGATCTATATCTACGGTGTGGACCGCTTTCTGGCTGATGCCAAGGCTTCCGGCGTGGACGGGCTGATCGTCGTCGATCTTCCATCGGAAATGGATGCCGAGCTTTGCATTCCGGCGATGAAAGTGGGCATCAATTTCATCCGCCTCACCACGCCGACCACCGACGACAAGCGCCTGCCGAAGGTTCTGCATAATTCATCGGGATTTGTTTATTACGTTTCGATGAACGGCATCACCGGCTCGGCCATTGCCGATACGACAAAGGTCGGCGAAGCCGTGCGTCATATCAAGAAGAGCACGGATCTGCCGATCTGCGTCGGTTTCGGCGTCAAGACGCCGGAGCAGGCAGCAGCCATCGCCACCCATGCCGATGGCGTGGTCGTTGGTACGGCGATTGTCAACGCGATTGCCGGTGAACTGGACGAAAATGGCAAGCCGAAGGGCGATCCAGTTGCTGCGGCAACCGGACTTGTCCACGCCCTTGCTGAGAGCGTGCGCGCCACACGCCTTGAAGCCGCCCAATAA
- a CDS encoding bifunctional folylpolyglutamate synthase/dihydrofolate synthase, with translation MQLHPKGFDLSLDRIRGLLEKLGNPHLKLPPVIHIAGTNGKGSATAFCRALLEAGGFDVHVHTSPHLVRWHERYRLAAPGGGRLVSDDVLADAIERVAATNGGQHITVFEILTAVAFVLFSEHPADVVVMEVGLGGRFDATNVITEPAVALIMPVSIDHQAYLGDRVELIAAEKAGIIKKDCPVVVGFQPFDAAREVLVSTADRLGCPVSVYGQDFLAFEEHGRMVFQNEDGLIDLPLPRLLGRHQISNAAAAIEAVQMAGFSLTDKAVEKALMVVDWPARMQRLTHGALVDLAPAASEIWLDGGHNPGAGAVIAETLGDLEERNERPLFLVTGMINTKDPVGYFEAFAGMARHVFTVPVPSSDAGIPNDELAVAAQKANLSAEPVHSVANALKLLRDTWPSDEAPPRILIGGSLYLAGEVLRDNGTPPL, from the coding sequence ATGCAGTTGCATCCAAAGGGCTTCGATCTTTCATTGGACCGCATCCGCGGTCTTCTGGAAAAGCTCGGCAATCCGCATCTGAAATTGCCGCCGGTCATCCACATCGCCGGAACCAACGGCAAGGGATCGGCGACAGCTTTCTGCCGCGCGCTTCTGGAAGCGGGCGGCTTTGATGTTCACGTCCATACCTCGCCGCATCTCGTCCGCTGGCACGAGCGCTATCGCCTGGCAGCGCCTGGCGGCGGCAGACTTGTCAGTGACGATGTTCTGGCCGACGCGATAGAGCGCGTTGCAGCGACCAATGGCGGTCAGCATATCACCGTTTTCGAAATCCTGACGGCCGTGGCCTTTGTGCTCTTTTCCGAGCATCCGGCAGACGTCGTCGTCATGGAAGTCGGACTTGGCGGACGTTTCGACGCCACCAATGTCATTACCGAACCTGCCGTCGCGCTCATCATGCCGGTTTCCATCGACCATCAGGCCTATCTTGGCGACCGCGTAGAGCTGATTGCGGCTGAAAAGGCCGGGATCATCAAGAAGGATTGTCCCGTCGTCGTCGGTTTTCAGCCCTTCGACGCGGCGCGGGAAGTGCTCGTCTCGACTGCAGATCGTCTTGGCTGTCCTGTTTCGGTTTACGGGCAGGATTTCCTCGCTTTTGAGGAACATGGTCGCATGGTGTTCCAGAACGAGGACGGTCTGATTGACCTGCCTTTGCCGCGCCTCCTCGGGCGCCACCAGATTTCCAACGCTGCTGCGGCAATCGAGGCTGTGCAGATGGCGGGTTTCAGCCTGACCGACAAAGCCGTCGAAAAGGCGTTGATGGTGGTGGACTGGCCAGCCCGCATGCAGCGACTGACCCATGGCGCTCTCGTCGACCTGGCACCGGCGGCATCCGAGATCTGGCTCGATGGCGGCCACAATCCGGGTGCGGGCGCAGTCATCGCCGAGACGCTTGGCGATCTGGAAGAACGCAATGAACGCCCGCTGTTTCTTGTAACGGGTATGATCAACACCAAAGATCCGGTTGGCTATTTCGAGGCTTTTGCCGGTATGGCGCGGCATGTTTTCACCGTGCCTGTTCCGTCCAGCGACGCGGGCATTCCCAATGATGAGCTGGCGGTAGCAGCTCAAAAAGCCAACCTGTCGGCAGAGCCTGTGCATTCGGTTGCCAATGCGTTGAAGCTTCTACGCGACACATGGCCATCAGACGAAGCACCACCCCGTATCCTGATTGGCGGATCGCTTTACCTTGCCGGTGAAGTCTTACGCGATAACGGCACGCCACCCCTATAA